A window of the Thermogemmatispora onikobensis genome harbors these coding sequences:
- a CDS encoding endonuclease/exonuclease/phosphatase family protein, with the protein MTRVLSYNILAGGMTPCAGEGRRTEPLLRLISAVQPDLIGLPEGLNPRRGTEKAVVEELAERLEMTLIRGDHPTAGDEFQVACLTRLPVLASRVHVRPGVLTRPVLEIHVREEDGSELTVFVAHLLASFHKGRAAEHLRQREIEAILNIMAGVHGQPHLLMGDFNALAPGEPLRASALLRYVLYLDQTLPDEGQERDGHPHLAYVLPDRLRPLQPLLAHLARNRPALWFIDALAGLYVPRKSIALLQRAGYIDCFRHQHPHEPGFTCPALMPAGRIDFIFASPELAPRLRACQVVQEGNGISGSQASDHLPVLAEFGPSATPSPESDPTQTTPQALATLSLP; encoded by the coding sequence GGTGGCATGACTCCCTGCGCTGGAGAGGGTCGACGCACCGAGCCTCTGCTGCGCCTGATCAGCGCCGTCCAGCCCGACCTTATCGGGTTGCCCGAGGGGCTTAATCCACGCCGGGGAACGGAGAAAGCTGTTGTAGAGGAGCTGGCAGAGCGCCTGGAGATGACCTTGATTCGGGGAGACCACCCGACGGCAGGCGATGAGTTTCAGGTGGCCTGCCTCACCAGGCTACCGGTCCTTGCCAGCCGGGTGCATGTCCGGCCAGGTGTGCTGACTCGCCCGGTCCTGGAGATACACGTGCGCGAGGAGGATGGGAGCGAGCTGACCGTCTTTGTAGCCCATCTGCTTGCAAGCTTTCACAAGGGGCGGGCCGCAGAGCACCTGCGGCAGCGAGAGATCGAGGCCATTCTGAACATCATGGCCGGCGTGCACGGTCAGCCTCACCTACTCATGGGCGACTTCAATGCGCTGGCTCCGGGCGAGCCGCTGCGAGCCAGTGCCCTGCTACGCTATGTGCTTTACCTGGATCAGACCCTGCCTGACGAGGGCCAAGAGCGCGACGGCCATCCCCATCTTGCCTATGTGCTGCCTGACCGTCTGCGTCCTCTGCAGCCACTGCTGGCGCACCTCGCGCGCAATCGGCCAGCGCTCTGGTTCATCGACGCCCTGGCTGGCCTTTATGTGCCGCGCAAGAGCATTGCCTTGCTGCAGCGCGCAGGCTACATCGACTGCTTCCGCCACCAGCATCCGCACGAGCCAGGTTTCACCTGTCCGGCGCTCATGCCAGCGGGAAGGATCGACTTCATCTTTGCCAGTCCCGAACTGGCCCCGCGGCTGCGGGCCTGCCAGGTCGTGCAGGAAGGCAACGGCATCTCGGGGTCTCAGGCCAGTGATCACCTGCCCGTGCTGGCCGAGTTTGGCCCAAGCGCAACACCATCCCCGGAGAGCGACCCAACCCAAACCACGCCCCAGGCGCTTGCCACCCTTTCCTTGCCGTAA
- the dnaK gene encoding molecular chaperone DnaK, with translation MPRVIGIDLGTTNSCVAVMEGGEPVVIPNAEGSRTTPSVFAVTKNGERLVGEMAKRQAITNPENTIYSIKRFMGRKYDDPEVVRDRSLVPYKVIRASNGDAWVEIQGRQYSPPEISAMILQKLKADAEAYLGERVTQAVITVPAYFNDAQRQATRDAGRIAGLEVLRIINEPTAASLAYGLDKKKDERIAVYDLGGGTFDISLLELGEGVFEVKSTNGDTHLGGDDFDQRIINWMAEEFQKEHGIDLRQDRMALQRLKEAAERAKKELSSSLQTEINLPFITADASGPKHLMVTLTRAKLEQLVEDLIERSRGPVMQALADAGVRPGDIQEVVLVGGQTRMPAVQALVRRIFDREPHRGVNPDEVVAVGAAIQAAVLTGDIKDVLLLDVTPLSLGIETMGGIFTRLIERNTTIPTRKSQIFSTASDNQPSVEINVLQGEREFAKDNRSLGSFILDGIPPAPRGVPQIEVTFDIDANGIVNVSARDKGTGRQQKITIMPSSGLSQEQIERMIREAEEHAAEDQRRKEEVEERNQADSAAYRAEKSLADLGEKLSPEQRNELETKIADVRAALEGDDISRVKAAREALEQSFYRVSEALYRQAESADGSSSTTASGENGQSQGTTQDDTIEGEYKEM, from the coding sequence GTGCCACGAGTTATTGGCATTGATCTTGGGACGACGAACTCTTGCGTTGCTGTTATGGAAGGCGGCGAGCCGGTAGTGATTCCCAACGCCGAGGGCTCGCGCACGACACCGTCCGTCTTTGCGGTGACGAAGAACGGCGAGCGGCTTGTCGGTGAAATGGCGAAGCGGCAGGCCATTACGAATCCCGAGAACACCATTTATTCCATCAAGCGCTTCATGGGGCGCAAATACGACGATCCCGAGGTCGTGCGAGATCGCAGCCTCGTTCCCTATAAAGTGATCCGTGCCAGCAACGGCGACGCCTGGGTCGAGATCCAGGGGCGTCAGTACAGCCCGCCTGAGATCTCGGCCATGATCCTTCAGAAGCTCAAAGCCGACGCCGAAGCCTATCTGGGCGAGCGCGTGACTCAAGCGGTCATCACAGTGCCAGCCTACTTCAACGATGCTCAGCGCCAGGCGACGCGCGACGCAGGCCGGATCGCCGGTCTGGAGGTCCTGCGCATCATCAATGAGCCGACAGCGGCCTCGCTGGCCTACGGCCTGGATAAGAAGAAGGATGAGCGCATCGCCGTCTACGACCTGGGCGGAGGCACCTTCGATATCTCGCTGCTGGAGCTTGGCGAAGGGGTCTTCGAGGTCAAAAGCACCAATGGCGATACCCATCTGGGAGGCGATGATTTCGATCAGCGCATCATCAACTGGATGGCCGAGGAGTTCCAGAAGGAGCATGGCATCGATCTGCGCCAGGATCGCATGGCCTTGCAGCGCCTGAAGGAGGCTGCTGAGCGCGCCAAGAAGGAGCTGTCTAGCTCGCTGCAGACAGAGATCAATCTGCCCTTCATTACCGCTGATGCCAGTGGCCCCAAGCATTTGATGGTGACCTTGACGCGCGCCAAGCTGGAGCAGCTGGTGGAAGACTTGATTGAGCGCTCGCGCGGGCCGGTGATGCAGGCCCTGGCCGACGCCGGCGTGCGCCCCGGCGATATCCAGGAGGTGGTCCTGGTCGGTGGCCAGACGCGCATGCCCGCTGTTCAGGCTCTGGTGCGCCGGATCTTTGATCGCGAACCTCATCGCGGGGTCAATCCTGATGAGGTAGTGGCCGTGGGGGCCGCCATTCAGGCCGCCGTTCTGACCGGCGATATTAAGGACGTCTTGCTGCTCGATGTGACGCCGCTCTCCCTGGGTATCGAAACAATGGGGGGAATCTTTACCCGCTTGATCGAGCGCAATACGACGATCCCGACCCGCAAGAGCCAGATCTTCTCTACCGCCAGCGACAATCAGCCGAGTGTCGAGATCAATGTGCTGCAGGGCGAGCGCGAGTTTGCTAAGGATAACCGCTCGCTGGGCAGCTTCATCCTCGATGGTATTCCGCCCGCTCCTCGCGGCGTGCCGCAGATCGAGGTGACTTTCGATATCGATGCCAATGGCATTGTGAATGTCTCGGCTCGCGATAAAGGCACCGGGCGCCAGCAGAAGATTACCATTATGCCCTCCAGTGGCCTCTCTCAGGAGCAGATCGAGCGCATGATCCGAGAAGCTGAAGAGCATGCGGCAGAAGATCAACGGCGCAAGGAGGAGGTCGAGGAGCGTAACCAGGCCGATAGCGCCGCCTATCGCGCAGAGAAAAGCCTGGCTGACCTGGGCGAGAAACTCTCTCCCGAGCAGCGTAACGAGCTAGAGACGAAAATCGCTGACGTCCGTGCTGCTTTGGAGGGTGACGATATCTCTCGCGTCAAGGCTGCACGCGAGGCGCTTGAACAGAGCTTCTATCGTGTCAGCGAAGCCCTCTATCGTCAGGCGGAGAGCGCCGATGGCTCTTCCTCTACCACTGCGAGCGGCGAGAATGGCCAGTCGCAGGGAACGACGCAGGACGATACGATCGAGGGCGAGTACAAGGAAATGTAG
- the dnaJ gene encoding molecular chaperone DnaJ has protein sequence MPAGKRDYYEVLGVSRHASEEEIKKAFRRLAKQYHPDANKEPGAEARFIEINEAYEVLSDPQKRAAYDRYGHAGVGNGSGAAGFGGFGGFGDFGSFTTLNDIFETFFAGTAGSQRRTGPQRGADIRYELTITFEEAVFGCQKEIELPRWETCPHCHGSGAQPGTSTARCSSCGGTGEIRRVQQSIFGQFVNVTVCERCRGEGRVITTPCEKCRGQGRVRNNRRVVVNIPAGVDDGINVRVTGEGEVSARGGTPGNLYVILTVKPHPFFKRQGNDIIYELPISFTQAALGDEVEVPTIDGKAATLKIPPGTQSGRSFRLKGLGVPVVHSSARGDQHVIVKVVTPTNLTPEMRRLLEEFARLEREQSEQNDKNIFRNLFEKTKDVFQ, from the coding sequence ATGCCTGCTGGTAAACGAGATTACTACGAAGTTCTGGGTGTATCGCGCCACGCAAGCGAGGAAGAAATTAAGAAAGCGTTCCGCCGCCTTGCCAAGCAGTATCACCCGGACGCTAACAAAGAGCCAGGCGCTGAAGCGCGCTTCATTGAGATCAATGAGGCGTACGAGGTCCTGAGCGATCCGCAGAAACGCGCGGCCTACGATCGCTATGGCCATGCCGGGGTCGGCAATGGCAGCGGGGCGGCTGGCTTTGGCGGGTTCGGCGGTTTCGGCGATTTCGGCTCATTCACGACGCTCAACGACATCTTCGAGACCTTCTTCGCTGGAACGGCAGGTTCGCAGCGCCGGACGGGACCCCAGCGGGGCGCTGATATTCGCTATGAGCTGACGATTACCTTCGAAGAGGCCGTTTTCGGTTGTCAGAAGGAGATCGAGCTGCCTCGCTGGGAGACCTGTCCCCACTGCCACGGGAGCGGCGCTCAGCCAGGCACTTCGACAGCTCGCTGCTCCTCCTGCGGCGGTACTGGCGAGATCCGGCGCGTGCAGCAGTCGATCTTTGGCCAGTTTGTCAATGTGACCGTCTGCGAGCGTTGCCGGGGCGAGGGGCGTGTGATTACGACGCCCTGTGAGAAGTGTCGTGGCCAGGGGCGCGTGCGCAATAATCGTCGCGTGGTGGTCAATATCCCTGCTGGCGTGGACGATGGGATCAATGTGCGCGTGACCGGTGAGGGCGAGGTCAGTGCCCGCGGTGGTACGCCTGGCAACCTCTATGTGATCCTGACCGTTAAGCCCCATCCCTTCTTTAAGCGCCAGGGCAACGATATCATCTATGAGCTGCCCATCAGCTTTACACAGGCGGCTCTCGGTGACGAGGTCGAGGTGCCAACGATCGATGGCAAGGCTGCAACGCTCAAGATCCCCCCTGGTACGCAGAGCGGTCGCTCTTTCCGCCTGAAGGGCCTGGGCGTCCCGGTGGTCCATAGTAGTGCGCGTGGCGATCAGCATGTGATCGTGAAGGTGGTTACTCCTACAAACCTGACCCCCGAGATGCGTCGTCTCCTCGAAGAGTTTGCTCGCCTGGAGCGTGAGCAGAGCGAGCAGAACGATAAGAACATCTTTCGCAATCTCTTCGAGAAGACGAAAGATGTCTTTCAGTGA